A single region of the Lotus japonicus ecotype B-129 chromosome 4, LjGifu_v1.2 genome encodes:
- the LOC130714846 gene encoding protein GLUTAMINE DUMPER 2: MAAAAYREPMMHERAPTSSQIPPHSPWHSPVPYLFGGLAAMLGLIAFALLILACSYWKLSGYLENSNESERDLEAGEGKSDQDQKPQKPYEEKILVIMAGQEKPTFLATPSMTSSSTSSSSTTRTSSFADNTSTCTCGDRKSVEMSTDDAAVKQGSGQVPDTSAEGSER; the protein is encoded by the coding sequence ATGGCAGCAGCAGCATACAGAGAACCCATGATGCACGAAAGAGCCCCTACCTCATCCCAAATACCACCACACTCACCATGGCATTCCCCTGTTCCTTACCTCTTCGGAGGTTTAGCAGCCATGTTAGGCCTCATAGCTTTCGCACTGTTAATCCTCGCATGCTCCTACTGGAAACTCTCAGGCTACCTCGAAAACAGCAACGAATCAGAGCGAGACCTCGAAGCAGGGGAAGGAAAATCCGACCAAGACCAGAAGCCGCAGAAACCGTACGAGGAGAAGATCTTGGTCATCATGGCTGGACAAGAAAAACCAACATTCTTAGCCACACCAAGCATGACAAGCTCGAGTACAAGCAGCAGTAGTACTACCAGAACCTCATCATTCGCCGACAACACCAGCACCTGTACCTGCGGCGACCGGAAATCTGTGGAAATGAGCACTGACGACGCCGCCGTGAAACAGGGAAGCGGTCAGGTACCTGACACCTCGGCAGAAGGATCAGAACGTTAA